From the genome of Pseudomonas sp. TMP9, one region includes:
- a CDS encoding lipopolysaccharide kinase InaA family protein, with product MTDFIAAEDRAILVANHLESFDALWGIELEAVDEPNTERGGFSSVYRLDLGESAFYLKRQSNHLTRSLFHPFGEPTFAREFRNIQRYAALGIPALQAAFFAERKLPGEYRAVLLTRALDGWSDLDSFLPAWRECSESQRSAILQACGKLARQLHGAGQLHGCFYPKHIFLRETASGFDAQLIDLEKTRPLLFGRRDRIKDLEPLLRRACVWSEVEVNILLMAYLGGEANLDSWSAHLVARRCNKDAR from the coding sequence ATGACTGACTTTATCGCGGCAGAAGATCGCGCGATTCTTGTCGCCAACCACCTAGAGAGCTTTGATGCCCTTTGGGGCATAGAGCTAGAAGCAGTGGATGAGCCCAATACCGAGCGCGGTGGCTTTAGCAGTGTCTATCGCCTGGACCTCGGCGAGTCAGCGTTTTACCTCAAGCGCCAGAGCAACCACCTAACCCGCAGCCTGTTCCACCCGTTTGGTGAGCCAACCTTTGCCCGTGAATTTCGCAATATTCAACGTTATGCGGCGCTGGGTATTCCGGCGCTGCAAGCCGCTTTTTTTGCCGAACGCAAGTTGCCGGGTGAGTATCGAGCGGTGCTGCTTACCCGCGCGCTGGATGGTTGGAGCGATTTGGACAGTTTTTTGCCTGCCTGGCGCGAGTGCAGCGAATCTCAGCGCAGCGCTATTTTGCAGGCGTGCGGCAAGTTGGCCAGGCAGCTGCACGGTGCCGGCCAACTGCACGGCTGCTTTTACCCCAAGCATATTTTCTTGCGTGAGACGGCAAGTGGGTTCGACGCACAGTTGATTGATCTAGAAAAGACCCGGCCACTGCTGTTCGGACGGCGTGATCGGATCAAGGACCTAGAGCCTCTGCTACGCCGTGCCTGCGTCTGGAGCGAGGTGGAGGTGAATATATTGCTGATGGCTTATCTCGGTGGGGAGGCCAATCTCGACAGCTGGAGCGCACACCTCGTGGCTCGCCGCTGCAACAAGGATGCGCGTTGA